The sequence below is a genomic window from Flavobacterium sediminilitoris.
TATAAATGAATTGATTAATATAAGTAGAATATTGATTCTTTCTACTAATATTGAAGGGTTGCCAATTACTTTGTTAGAAGGGATGGCTTGTATGAAGCCAGTTGTATCATCTAATATTGATGGAGTTAGGGAGATTGTTGGTAATTATGGACTTATGTTTGAAAAAGGTAACGAAGTAGAACTGTCAGAGCAAATTTTAAAGTTATACAAGAATCAAGATTTCTATTCTGAAATATCAAGAAAATGTTATCTAAGAGCACAAGAATTCTCACTTGATAGAATGATTGAAAATCATATAAATCTTTATAAAGAATTGATTTGAAAGTAAATAAAAATGTTTTTAGTTTCTATCTATTAATAGGTATAATATTATTTTTAAGTATACTATTCCCTTTTGTTTTACCAAATAGGTTTTTTAGTGATGCTTATACTATAATATATGATAAGTACAATGAAATAGGTTTAATTGGAAGTTATCCTTTTTCTATGTCTTTTTATAAGTACACCGGTTTAAAATATTTACCGTTTAGTATGGTGGCGCTTATACAGTTGCCAATATTGTATTATTTGTTGCGAAAAATTGGGATCCCCAAAGACTTTCATCTGGTCACGGTTAAAAACCTATTGGTTTATCTTGCTCTTTTGATGATTGCCATTTTTATAGGAATGCCTTCTAAAGAATTTATAACATTTATTTTTATATGGTATTTTGTTTATATTTTTATCAACCATAGGAATACTATTTCCAAAAAAATAAGAATAGGAATCTATTTGTTTTTAATTTTTAGCTTCATTTTTAGACCCTACTTTATATTCATACCCATTGTGGCAATTGGAATGAATTTATTGACAAAAGTTAATGTTAAGAATAAAGTAGCATCTAGTTTTTTAGCAGGATTGACTATCATGATTTTCATGTCTATTAGTTATGGCATTGTAAAAGGAAAACATTTTTCACAGCAAACAAGAGAGGAGTTAAACGAGGAAAGAGGAATGATTGATTCAAATTCTATACTAAAATCTCCTATTGAACCAAATACTTGGTACGGGGAAGCGGTAAGTATTGTTTATGGTTTCTTTTCGGTGAATTTACCTATCAATGGTTTAAAGCATTTTTTGAAACCTCAAATTTTAGTATTTATAGTTTGGCAGTTTTTTCTTTTCTATATTCTTTTGGTTCGTTTTTACAGCTTAATAAAACACAAAAAAGAATTATCCACAGAATATTGGTTGATGCTTTTCCTTTTTGCATACTTTATTATACAAGGAGTGTTTGAACCTGATTTAGGATCAGCAGTGCGACATAAAATAGGAGTTTTTCCTTTAATTTATTATTTACTTTATTATGAAAATTTCAGAAAAGAAGTTCAATCGCATATATAATTTTTTGTTATTAATTGTTTCAATCGCATTGCCATTTGGAAAGTTGAGTAATTTTGCAATTATCTTATTTGTATCATTTAACCTAATTTTTTTTAAACGTCCAGAATTAAATAAACAAATTTGGAAAATTGCTTTATTAATGCTGATTCCTTTACTCCTGGAAGTGATGTTTTTTTGGAATAATGACGAATTAGATAGAGGTATAAAATCGTTGTTAAAATACATTTCATTATTAGTATTTGCTTTTTTTATAATAGGGCATTATAAGAGAGTAAACGTAAATCTGCTATTAAGACGTTATGCTGTGAGTATGACCATTATTTTACTGCTTTTAGAAATTAGATTTGTTATTGTGTTTCAAGAATATATGCAAAAGTATTTAAATGGTATAGACTTGTGGGAGGTAGGGTATGTGTTTACGCAATCGTTCAAAGTACACGCACCAGCAATAAATTTTCAATTAGTTTTTGTGGCTTGTGTAAATCTTTATTTTTTAATTCAAACATTTATTAGGAAGAGTTCAATAAAAAAAAAGATAATCAACCTAAGTTTGGTATTAGTTGCATCAATGCATGTTTTAGTAGTTAATACAAGAGTTTCGTTGTTGTGTCTATTATTGTGCTTTATGGTTATGATTTTTTATGAAATTAAAAAAAAGCTCAATTTTAAAAAGGCTTTGTTCGCTACTTTTGGGGTTCTGTTAATGCTGTTAACAATTATAACGATTACTGTATACAGTAATCCTTTTATGATCGAAAAGTATACAACGTTTACTTTTTCAAATTTAGATAAAGTAGGGAAATTAGACGAAATGGAACATCCTGAAATATATGCTTACAACGGTTTGGTAAATCGATTATCAATTTGGAAATCCGCTTTGGAATTAGCCAATGAGAATTGTTTAGTAGGAGTGGGGGCTTCTGATGCAAATCAAGATTTAATCAAATATTTTAAAGATACCAATCAATTTTTTTTAGCTAAATATGAATTTGCTACCCATAATCAATATTTAAATTATTATTTAAAGTTTGGTTTTATTGGGCTTATCCTAACGGTTTGTTATATTTTAGGTCAGTTTTACTTAGGAATTACATTAAAGAATGGATTGATAATTGCATTTGCACTTTTGTTTTCAATATCAAACCTCACTGATGATTTTTTAAATCGTTTTGATGGTATAGGATTTAGCGGATTTTTCTATTCAATCTTTATTGTTATGCATTTGAAATGGTATTCAAATAAATTGATTTCATCTGATTAAAATTAGTTGTAGTATTGAAAAGGGCTTTACAACGCTTAAGGCCATTTGCTCCCATTTCATTTCTTGTTCTCTCGTCTTCTAATTTTTTGAATTGGATGTCAAGTTCTTCAATACAATTGAATAAATAACCATTTTCATTATGAACTACAATATCTTTGTTTCCGATAATATTCGTTGCAACCAAGGGTTTTTCAAGCGCCATAGCTTCTAAAAGAGCGATTGGTAAGCCTTCCCACAATGAGGTCTGTAAATATACGTCGATAGAATTAAGACGACTCATTACTTCTACCTGATCTAATGACCATCCTGTAATAGTAATGTTTGTCGCAGTCAGTTGACTTTTTAATTCACCATCTCCAATCCAAATAAAATTGTATTTTGAAAATCGTAACGCAATTGTATTGAATAAGTCTGGATTTTTTTGAAAACTAATTCTTCCAATAATACCAATTGTTAAAACATTATTTTTAATAGGCTTTTTAAAGGCACTTAATTTGTCTACAATAATACCATTACGGACTAATACGCTTTTTCCAATTTTTTGTGCAATTTCATATTCGGTATCACCGCAAGCAAGGGTTATACCGCCAAATATTCTTTGAATGTATTTTTCAATAAAGTAAAACACTTTCTTTTTAGAATTGGAAAATTCTTTACTTAAAAAAGAATAACCATGAGGAGTATAGAATACTCTTTCTTTTGAAACAATATTTAAAGCCGCAATTCGCCCTAAAACACTCGCTTTTGAAGAATGAAGGTGTACAATATCCGGATTGTACTTTTTTAATAGTTTGCGGAGCTTTAAAATGGATTTATAGTCTTGAAGTGGATTTAGTTTTCGACACATATCCACTTCTACAAGTTCAACATTCTGATTGGTAATCAATTCCAAATTTTTTGGGTCAATTTCTTTTCTGTTTTTACTAAAAAAAATGATAGTTTTTATATCATCTTCCTTAGAAAAGTGTGAGGTTAAATCT
It includes:
- a CDS encoding glycosyltransferase — protein: MVYLYGLILNITILVVVHVVEALGGGVYTYFKDLTSHFSKEDDIKTIIFFSKNRKEIDPKNLELITNQNVELVEVDMCRKLNPLQDYKSILKLRKLLKKYNPDIVHLHSSKASVLGRIAALNIVSKERVFYTPHGYSFLSKEFSNSKKKVFYFIEKYIQRIFGGITLACGDTEYEIAQKIGKSVLVRNGIIVDKLSAFKKPIKNNVLTIGIIGRISFQKNPDLFNTIALRFSKYNFIWIGDGELKSQLTATNITITGWSLDQVEVMSRLNSIDVYLQTSLWEGLPIALLEAMALEKPLVATNIIGNKDIVVHNENGYLFNCIEELDIQFKKLEDERTRNEMGANGLKRCKALFNTTTNFNQMKSIYLNTISNA
- a CDS encoding O-antigen ligase family protein, translated to MKISEKKFNRIYNFLLLIVSIALPFGKLSNFAIILFVSFNLIFFKRPELNKQIWKIALLMLIPLLLEVMFFWNNDELDRGIKSLLKYISLLVFAFFIIGHYKRVNVNLLLRRYAVSMTIILLLLEIRFVIVFQEYMQKYLNGIDLWEVGYVFTQSFKVHAPAINFQLVFVACVNLYFLIQTFIRKSSIKKKIINLSLVLVASMHVLVVNTRVSLLCLLLCFMVMIFYEIKKKLNFKKALFATFGVLLMLLTIITITVYSNPFMIEKYTTFTFSNLDKVGKLDEMEHPEIYAYNGLVNRLSIWKSALELANENCLVGVGASDANQDLIKYFKDTNQFFLAKYEFATHNQYLNYYLKFGFIGLILTVCYILGQFYLGITLKNGLIIAFALLFSISNLTDDFLNRFDGIGFSGFFYSIFIVMHLKWYSNKLISSD